CGTCCCTTACCGAATAGGGATCATAGAGATATTCTCGCATTGCTTGCAGCACGCCGGCTATCTCCGCGCTGTTAGCAGGTCGCTGACCAGCAACCATTTCGTCATGGCTCTGCGCCATCGCGCTGCCCGTCATAGCCATGGCGCAGACCAGCGCTAAAAGAGTTCTTGTCATCTAATCCCCCGATGATTGTGTCTGCCTTTTCCACGAGAACACAGCAAGGGAAAGGTGCGGCTCCATGTGTTTCCAAACGTATCATTTGGATGCCACTTCCCCACATCGTTCGCATCCCTGCTTGCAACTTTAACGCGTTAGTGTTATATGTTAAATCATCAGGAGGCGATGAGATGCGCAAGACGCCAGCGGAATACCAACGAGAATACCGAGAGCGGAAAAAGGCGGCCCGTAAAGCTGCACCCGATCTGGCTATGGAATTTATCAGGACGCCGTTCAGCGAAACCACGCCGAGTGATAGCGACGATCCGTTTGAATTCGTGGAATACTTCGTTCCGTTCGGCCTTCAATTCCCCGAAGGCTTCTTTGATGAAAATGCGCAATACGACGTCGACGACCTTGTTGGCACAGACGTCAGCCTAAGCAGCGAATCGTTGCTGGAGCGTATGGAGGGGTTGGCTGGTGTCTTCCTCACGGCGGCAGATGAGCTCTATCGCAAGATCAACGATTTCAAGTTGGCCGAAATCGACGCGAGAATTGCTGAGGTAGAGCAGTCAGAGCTGTCGGACCCAGCCGCGAAAGCTAAGGCGTTGCGAGACATTGTGACCTTGCAGGACATCAGATCGCAGCTCTCGGGAAAAACCTTCCGACGCTCATTTGCTGAGATCAACGTCAAGGGCAGCGCGTCCGACTGAAATTATCGCCGGGAAGGGGCTCTGTTTGGCGACACCAGCCCCATCCCAGGCGAAATAGAGCGGCCAAGGCGTTCTTAAAACCAACCCCGGCACCCCTTTGTGACTATGGAGAAAATCACGTGACCACAAATATCATGACATGCTCGGCACCGGCAACAGAAGTGACAGCTAACGAGCGCTTCCTGAACTTCATGGCAGGAGGTGAAGCTAGTTACCTTTTGGATAACGTTGCCTGCAGTGTTGAACTGTTTGGCACCGTTGACGACGTGGTGGAGACTATTAGCGACGCTGGATCAGCGCTTGATGCATATGAGGAGCAGCTGTTCTTTCTTGAGGAAGCGCTCGAGGCGGCAACGAGCGTATTGGAGCGGTATATCGATTGCAGTGGCTTTCGGGCTGATATGCGTGTCGCTGCACGGATGGTGATCGACGGCGCCCCTAACGGCTGGAATGACGTTCTTACCAGTGCCCATAATTGCCACCGGTCCGACAGGGTAGTGCCCAACGAAACCCGCAAAATTCTGCGCAAGCTCGGGGTTAAGGGCATGACCTACAGGTGGGTAAATTACCACATGCAGGGGGTATATCGCGCGCACATGATCGACAAGAGGAGCGCCAGTCGCGGTCCGCTTATCTCAGAGGGCATGATTAGTGGTGAGACGTTCGAGGTGCGTGGTGACACCCACCCAGTGCTCCATGTCTACCGTAAGGTAGATGGACAGTATATCGAGAAATCCCGCCATCTGGACGGGATGGATGCAATGAGCCTCGCCGTGCAGCTGTTCGCCGATCTGTCGGTGGCAGCATGACCGTTGTCTCAGTCCTGAATTACTTGCCAAACCTGCCCGAACGCCAGGTGGTCATGGTTATGACCATGTTGGAAAGTGCGGTCTCCAACAACAAGCCGATTAATACCGGCGATCTTGCCATCCGTATTGTCGGAGAAGCGCGACAGTTGGCCACCGTCGATATGGAGTCACATGCGGAAAACGACCTCGAACGCCTCCGTATCTTCATTACCTCGGCGGTCTGCTCGGAACTGGAAAAGGCAGGGATGATGGCGCCTGGTGAATTCTACAAATATGGGTCGGAGGACTGGGCTGCAAGCTTCGCCATTGACGTCCGGGATGAAGTCGCTCGCGGGCCGGAATTTTGGCGTGACGATCTTGGCCGTGCCAGGGACGGCGTGACGTGAGCCCTTAGATCTCCTCCAAAAATGAGTAGAGTCCGTCCATTAAAGGAGACGGACAATGAAGGCTTCGCGGTTCAGCGAGGAACAGATTATCGGCATGATCAAGGAGCAGGAGGCCGGGATGCCGACTGCCGATGTGTGCCGCAAGCATGGCGTGAGCAGCGCGACGTTTTACAAGTACAAGGCCAAGTTCGGCGGCATGGACGTCAGCGAGGCACGGCGGCTCAAGGTCCTGGAAGACGAGAACGCCCGGCTCAAGAAGCTGTTGGCCGAGGCGATGCTGGACAACGCCATGCTCAAGGATCTCAGCACAAAAAAATGGTAACGCCCGCCGTCAGGCGAGAAGCCGTGGCTTACCTCTGCGAGGCCTTCGCGGTGAGCCAGCGTCGGGCGTGTTCGGTGATCGGGGTTGATCGAACATCGGTGCGTCATGTGAGCACGCGATCCGATGATCAGGCCGTTCGGGCACGGCTGCGCGAACTGGCGGCCGTGCGCCGCCGGTTCGGCTATCGCCGGCTGCATGTGCTGTTGGATCGGGAGGGGATCATGCTCAACCACAAGAAGCTGCGTCGGATCTATGCCGAGGAACGGCTGCAGGTTCGCCGTCGCGGCGGCCGCAAAAGAGCCTTGGGTACACGGGCGCCCATGGTCCTGCCGTCAGGTCCGAACCAGCGTTGGTCCCTCGATTTTGTCAGCGATGCGCTGACCGATGGTCGACGCTTCCGCATCCTGTGCATTGTCGATGACTATACCAGGGAATGCCTCTGCCTGATCGCCGATACATCGCTGTCCGGGCTTCGGGTGGCGCGAGAACTGGATCTGCTCATGGTCCAGCGTGGCCGACCGCACACTGTGGTCAGTGACAACGGGACGGAACTGACCAGTATGGCAATCCTGCGCTGGAGCCAGGATCGGCGGATTGAATGGCACTACACCGCGCCCGGCAAGCCGACACAGAACGCGTTCGTGGAGAGCTTCAACGGCCGGCTGCGTGACGAACTGCTCAACGAGACCCTGTTCACCTCATTGGCACACGCCAGGTTCAACCTGGCGGCCTGGAAGGAGGACTACAACACAGTCAGACCACATGGCAGCCTTGGCAATCTGCCGCCGGCCATCTACGCAAAACTCAACGCTCCCGGCATGCAATGGGACGGAGCGCTTGAGCAACTGGGGAGCACCGCGCTCCCTCCCATTGCACCACCGAGCCCGAAAGGCTCAAACGACGAAAGGACTCTGCTCTCGGCTGGATGAAGTCGGGGGCTCACGTCAGGCGAACGCAGCTCATAAGACGGTGACCAAAGCCACATTCCCTCGGCCTTATAGGTCGGGGGCGTGGTGCTTCAGTGTGACTCTGTGTGAATAACGCGCAGGCTTTGTGGCGAGATAAGTGACGCGCGCTTGCCCTTACAGCCCATCCAAAGCGAGAAGCCTTGGCTTATCAGGGCTGCCGCTTCATCCAGCGTAGCCGCATAAACCGCATGCGCCTCGTGGTGCTTGCGATTGCCGAACGAGGGATCGCCTAGCCCCTAGCCGTTGGTGGTCACTTCGGGCACTTCACCGCTACCCTTGCGTGGAGACGTCCGTTCAATCCTCAAAACCCGGTTGATCTAATTATCTCCCACTGCCCCCAGAGCGAGCACGTCGAACTATAACTCAAGGTAATATTGGCTAGAGGCAATGCCGAAAAGCGCCAGATCTGACCTGCGTAATTCCACGCTTCGTTTCGCTATAAGCAAGATACGTGAGCCGAACAAATATTGGCTAAGCATCTCAATAATTAGACTCTTCGAAATTTCGGCCGATCATCAACTGACCCTGCAGGACACGTGTCTGAATGGACGCGAGCGCGATAATTTAGCAATTATGAAAGAGATCGTATCATGGCGCTGACCGCCGCCCTTATTCATGCCCTCGCGCCTAACGACCGCAGGGTGCTGAGCCGTGCCGAAGCCGCGAGTTATGTTGGCGTCAGTCCT
This sequence is a window from Devosia beringensis. Protein-coding genes within it:
- a CDS encoding IS3 family transposase (programmed frameshift) — protein: MKASRFSEEQIIGMIKEQEAGMPTADVCRKHGVSSATFYKYKAKFGGMDVSEARRLKVLEDENARLKKLLAEAMLDNAMLKDLKHKKMVTPAVRREAVAYLCEAFAVSQRRACSVIGVDRTSVRHVSTRSDDQAVRARLRELAAVRRRFGYRRLHVLLDREGIMLNHKKLRRIYAEERLQVRRRGGRKRALGTRAPMVLPSGPNQRWSLDFVSDALTDGRRFRILCIVDDYTRECLCLIADTSLSGLRVARELDLLMVQRGRPHTVVSDNGTELTSMAILRWSQDRRIEWHYTAPGKPTQNAFVESFNGRLRDELLNETLFTSLAHARFNLAAWKEDYNTVRPHGSLGNLPPAIYAKLNAPGMQWDGALEQLGSTALPPIAPPSPKGSNDERTLLSAG